A window of Nocardia arthritidis genomic DNA:
CGCCCACCGCGATCGGGCGGCCGTGCTCGTCGAGTCCGACGATCTCGGCCGGGCGCTCGCTCATCACCCTGGCCACCCCGCGCCAGTCCAGCAGGCCGGGCTGGACCATGGTCTGCACGATGATCGACAGCGCCGTCTCCAGCCCGAGCATGCCGGGGCGGGCCGCGGCGAATTCGCAGCACTTGTCCTGTTCCGCATGCGGGGCGTGATCCGTTGCGACACAGTCGATCACACCGTCGGCCAGGGCCTGGCGCAGCGCGGCGGCATCGGTGGCCTCGCGCAGCGGCGGGTTCACCTTGTTCACCGCGTCGTAGGTCTCCAGGCGCGAATCGTCCAGCAGCAGATGGTGCGGGGTGACCTCGGCGGTGATCGAAATACCTTGCGCCTTGGCCCATTTCACCAGTTCGACGGTGCCCTCGGTGGAGGCGTGGCAGATGTGCACCCGCGCACCGGCGTCCCGCGCCAGCAGCGCGTCGCGGGCGACGATCGACTCCTCGGCGGCCCGCGGCCAACCCGCCAACCCGAGGCGGGCGGCATTCGGGCCCTCGTGCGCGACGGCGCCGATGGTCAGTCGCGGCTCCTCGGCATGCTGAGCGATCAGCACGCCCAGCGAATTCGCGTATTCCAGCGCGCGGCGCATGATCAGCGGGTCGTAGACGCAGTGGCCGTCGTCGGAGAACATCCGCACCCGGCCGATACCCGCGGCCATCGTGCCCATTTCGGCGAGTTGCTTACCGGCGAGGCCGACGGTGACCGCACCGACCGGGAACACGTCGACCAGGCCCACCTCCTGCCCGCGCCGCCAGACGTGATCGGTGACCACCACCGAATCGGCGACCGGATTGGTGTTGGCCATCGCGAAAACCGCCGTGTAGCCGCCCAATGCCGCCGCGGCGGAGCCGGTTTCGATGGTCTCGGTATCCTCGCGGCCGGGTTCGCGCAGATGCGTGTGCAGGTCGACGAATCCCGGGAGCAGGATCTGCCCGGAGGCCTCGATGACCTCCGCGTCCTCGGCGGCCTCGACCGCGCCGATCGCCGCGATCACACCATCCCGGATCAGAACGTCGACCGGCTCCTCACCATAGGGGCGGGCGCCCTTGATCAGCACTTCACCCATGCCGCACCACCTTTCCGGTCGAATACCTCACGTAGCTCATGCGATCGCCTCCTGCGTCCCGACCAGCAGCCGGAACAGCACCGCCATCCGCATATGCACACCGTTCGTAACCTGTTGCAGGATGGCCGCTTTCGAGGAATCGGCGACCGCGTGCGCGATCTCCATGCCGCGCAGCATCGGGCCGGGATGCAGCACCACCGCCTGCTCGTCGAGCAGCGCGAGCCTGCGCTCGGACAGCCCGTAGTTGACCGAATACTCACGGGCCGACGGGAAGAATCCGCCGTTCATCCGCTCCGCCTGCACCCGCAGCATCAGAACCGCGTCGGCGCCGGGCAATTCGGCGTCGAGCGCATGCGAGACGCGGGCGGGCCACGCGTCTACGCCGACCGGCAGCAGCGTGCGCGGGGCGACCAGAACCACTTCCGCGCCAAGCGTATTCAGCAGGAAGACGTTCGACCGGGCCACCCGGCTGTGCAGGATGTCGCCGACGATCACCACCCGCTTACCCGCGATATCGCCGAGCCGCTGCCGCAGCGTCAGCGCGTCGAGCAGCGCCTGCGTCGGATGCTCGTGCGTACCGTCGCCGGCGTTGATGATCGCGGGACCCGTTGCGCGGCCGGAGGATACCGCCCAGGCATCCATCCAGCGGGCGATCTGGTGTGCCGCGCCGGAGGCCGGATGCCGGACGATCAGCGCGTCCGCGCCCGCCGCGTGCAGGGTGAGCGCGGTATCGCGCAGCGATTCACCCTTCGACACCGACGAACTGCTCGCGCTGACATTGATCACATCCGCGCTCATCCACTTGCCCGCCACCTCGAACGAAACCCTGGTGCGGGTGGAGTTCTCGTAGAAGACCGTCATCACGGTGCGCCCGCGCAGCGTCGGCAGCTTCTTCACCTCGCGGCCGAGCAGCGCCTGTTCGAAGCGTTCGGCCTCGTCGAGCAGCTGCGTGGCGGTGTCGCGATCCAGATCCGTCACCGTCAGGAGATGCCTCACGCTTCATCCCCCTGGTGCAGGTAAACCCCGTCGCGGCCATCGGTTTCGGTGAGCAGCACCGAGATGTCCTCGGAGCGTGAGGTTGGAACGTTCTTGCCGACGTAGTCGGCGCGGATCGGCAGCTCGCGGTGGCCGCGGTCGATCAGCACGGCCAGCTGTACCGCGCGCGGGCGGCCGAGATCGCGCAGGCCGTCCAGCGCGGAGCGCACGGTGCGCCCGGAGAAGAGGACGTCGTCTACCAGCACCACCAGCGCGTCCTCGATACCGCCCTCGGGCACCGAGGTGCGTTCGAGTGGGCGATGTGGACGGCTGCGCAGATCGTCGCGGTAGAGGGTGATGTCGAGCGAGCCGAGGGCCGGGCGGACGCCGGCGAACTCCTCGATCTTGTCGGTCAACCGCGTCGCCAGCGTGGTGCCGCGGGTCGGAATGCCGATCAGCACCACCCGCGGGGTATCCGGTTCACCCGAATCGAGGGCGGTCTTCTCGATGATCTGATGCGCGATGCGCGCGATGGTCCGGCCGACATCGGAAGCCGACAACAGCTCCCGCCCCGCCGCCACCCATTCGGGTGTGTGTCGCTGCGATACCTCGGCAGCGCCGGACTTGGCGGCCCGTTCCTCGGGCACAGCCATGCCGACCTCCTTCCCCGCCTCACGGGACGGTCCGTTAAAGGATGTCTTACGGCTTGCAGCGTAACAGTGCCCGAAACAGGGCCTTCACCAGGGATATCCGGGTGTGAGGCAGGCCACCGGCGAACGGGGATCGCCCGGCCGCGGCGACCGGGCGGTCCTCCCCTTGCCGCTACTCGCGAATAGCGAGCACGGTGCCGACATCGGGGTCGTTCAGTGCCGCGGGGCGATCGAGTCCGGCGACCATCTCGTCCCAGCCGCGGAATTCGGTGCGCCAGCCGTGCTCACGCAACCAGTCCTCGGCGCCCGGGCCGAGGCCGTGCGGTGTCCACTCCGGGTCGCCGCCGACAAGTTCGGCAAGCTCGTGATAATGCGGTTGGTTCAGGTCCGCCTTCAATCGAGCGACGCCGAAACGGCTACCGGGCGCGGACAATTCGGTGATGGTGGCCACCACCCGGAGCGCATCCTCGTGCGGCAGATAGGGAATCGCGCCCTCGTCGACCCACTGCGTCGGTTCATCCGGCCGGAAACCCTGCTCCCGCAAGGATTTCGCCCAATCGCCGCGCAGGTCCTGCGCGATGACCGCGCGCACGCACCCCGGCACCGCACCGGCCGCCGCGAGCACCGGCTCCTTGAACGCGAACAGTTCCGGCAGATCGATCTCGAACCAGCGCGTCCCCGCGGGCAACGGCATCCGGAAGGCTCGGGTATCGAGTCCGGCGCCGATCAGAACCACTTGGCGGCAACCGCTTTCGATACCGGCGCGCACGGCGTCGTCCACCAGCCGCACCGCCACCGACCGCCCGGCGTAGAACGCGTCGGCGACCGCCTCGATGCGCGACCAACGGTCGACTCCCCCTTCGGTTTCGGCGAAACCGGCGCGCGCGGCCTCGACGAATGTCCGCGCCAGCGGGTCGTCGTACAGCCGGTCCGGCCGCTGCGACTCCCGCGCCCTGATCACCGCGACACCGACCGCTGTCATCGCGACACCGTCGATCGGTACAGATCCCCGCGCCTGCGTCATGCGAACACTCCCCACATCGTTCCTTACTTGCCGACCGGCTAGTAAACCGCCGTCGGTCGCGACGCTAAGCTCCGTCTAGCCGGTCGTCAAGTAAACGAAGGAATCGATGGACGCGCGCCGAAGCGATACCCGCGAACGCATCCGGGCCGTCGCCATGGAACTGTTCGCCGAACGCGGCTACGACAAGACCTCGCTGCGCGAGATCGCCGAACGCCTCGGGGTCACCAAAGCCGCGCTCTACTACCATTTCCGCACCAAAGAGGACATTGTCGCGAGCCTGGCCGACGAGTTGACCCGCGGCATCGATGAGATCGTCACCTGGGCCGAGGCCCAGCCGCCGAGCCGGGAGCGAGCGCAAGGGATCTTGACGCGCTACGGGGTCCTGATGCACGGGCTCGGCCGGGACATGATCCGCTTCTGGGCCGAAAACCAGCCCGCCTTCCGCGATCTCGGCTTCGGCACCAGCCTGCGCTACAAGTTCCGCGTGCTGGCCGACCTGATGACCGAACCCGATGACGCCGCACTCGCCGCCTTCCACGCGCGACAGGCGCTGCTGGCCGTCAGCTGGAGCCTGACCATGATGGGCGATCTGGAACTCGACCGGGACGAGCAGGCCGCCGCGGCGGCGGCAATCGCGAACGACATACTCGCCAGAATGTGAGGCGCTACCCGATTACCTTGTCGCGCAAGGCCAGCCAGCGTTCGCGGGTGATCGCGTACTCGACCTCGCCGTGTTCCGATCCGGGAATCGGCTTCTCCCAGTGCTGCTCGAAGGTTCGAACATATTCCAGGCCAACGGAATTCATGGTCGCGCGAGACGCGGCGTTCACCGCCATGGTCTCGGCGAAGATCCGGGTGAGCCCGAGATCGGCGAACCCGTGCCGGATCAGCTCGCGCGCCCCCTCGCTCGCCAAACCTTTTCGCCAATAACGGGGCAACAGCCGATATCCGAGTTCGCCCTGGCCCACCACCGGTCCCTGATCCGGCCGATCGGGCGGCGTGAGCAACCACCACCCCACGAAATCACCATCGACGAACCCGACCCAGAAACCGAGTCCTCCCACCCGTTCGGCCGCCGCCATGCGCCGCCCGTGCAACCGCTCGACCTCCGCGCGCGCCCGCGGTTCGCCGCTGCCGAGGTAGCGCATCACCTCCGGCTCGGCATCCAGTTCGATCTCGTACTCGAGATGTTCGTCGGACAATGGGACCAGCGCGATGCGCGGGGTATGTAATTCGGCTTGTGGCACCGGACGATGCTCGACGATCGCTGCACCGCCCGTCCACCCAATTTCGACTCCGTGCAGCTAGTCGATCGACCCCCGTGCCACCACCCATTCGTGGCCAAGAGCGGAAACCTCCGCCAGATGCTCATAGTCCGCGTCGTAGTGCACGATGGTGAGCCCATGCCGAATTGCCACGGCCGCGATCAGTATGTCGAAGGCCCCGGCCGATCTCGGCTTGTGCGCCCATAGGTCCGCCTGCAGACTCAACGCGATCTCGGACACCTCAGCGTCGGGATCCAGCCGAGGGAGCAGGTCCATCTCCTCACGCAGCGCTCGAAATGTAGCGGCATCCTTGCCGGAATAGCACCGTTCGAGGATCAACGGAGTCGTTGTGTACACGGCGAAGGTCCGCAGGAGTTGTTCCACCCGAGTAGCGACAGCGGCACTACGGTCGACCCGACTCCAGACGCTGTTGTCAATAAGGTAGCCCCTCACTTACGCGCGGCCTCTCGGACACTCGGATCCAACAGCTCGGGTGTCG
This region includes:
- a CDS encoding dihydroorotase, producing the protein MGEVLIKGARPYGEEPVDVLIRDGVIAAIGAVEAAEDAEVIEASGQILLPGFVDLHTHLREPGREDTETIETGSAAAALGGYTAVFAMANTNPVADSVVVTDHVWRRGQEVGLVDVFPVGAVTVGLAGKQLAEMGTMAAGIGRVRMFSDDGHCVYDPLIMRRALEYANSLGVLIAQHAEEPRLTIGAVAHEGPNAARLGLAGWPRAAEESIVARDALLARDAGARVHICHASTEGTVELVKWAKAQGISITAEVTPHHLLLDDSRLETYDAVNKVNPPLREATDAAALRQALADGVIDCVATDHAPHAEQDKCCEFAAARPGMLGLETALSIIVQTMVQPGLLDWRGVARVMSERPAEIVGLDEHGRPIAVGEPGNLTLVDPEATWTVRGNELASIANNTPFEAMTFPARVTATLLRGRVTAREGKAVGDRRWDAGGP
- a CDS encoding aspartate carbamoyltransferase catalytic subunit, yielding MRHLLTVTDLDRDTATQLLDEAERFEQALLGREVKKLPTLRGRTVMTVFYENSTRTRVSFEVAGKWMSADVINVSASSSSVSKGESLRDTALTLHAAGADALIVRHPASGAAHQIARWMDAWAVSSGRATGPAIINAGDGTHEHPTQALLDALTLRQRLGDIAGKRVVIVGDILHSRVARSNVFLLNTLGAEVVLVAPRTLLPVGVDAWPARVSHALDAELPGADAVLMLRVQAERMNGGFFPSAREYSVNYGLSERRLALLDEQAVVLHPGPMLRGMEIAHAVADSSKAAILQQVTNGVHMRMAVLFRLLVGTQEAIA
- the pyrR gene encoding bifunctional pyr operon transcriptional regulator/uracil phosphoribosyltransferase PyrR, with amino-acid sequence MAVPEERAAKSGAAEVSQRHTPEWVAAGRELLSASDVGRTIARIAHQIIEKTALDSGEPDTPRVVLIGIPTRGTTLATRLTDKIEEFAGVRPALGSLDITLYRDDLRSRPHRPLERTSVPEGGIEDALVVLVDDVLFSGRTVRSALDGLRDLGRPRAVQLAVLIDRGHRELPIRADYVGKNVPTSRSEDISVLLTETDGRDGVYLHQGDEA
- a CDS encoding SAM-dependent methyltransferase, giving the protein MTQARGSVPIDGVAMTAVGVAVIRARESQRPDRLYDDPLARTFVEAARAGFAETEGGVDRWSRIEAVADAFYAGRSVAVRLVDDAVRAGIESGCRQVVLIGAGLDTRAFRMPLPAGTRWFEIDLPELFAFKEPVLAAAGAVPGCVRAVIAQDLRGDWAKSLREQGFRPDEPTQWVDEGAIPYLPHEDALRVVATITELSAPGSRFGVARLKADLNQPHYHELAELVGGDPEWTPHGLGPGAEDWLREHGWRTEFRGWDEMVAGLDRPAALNDPDVGTVLAIRE
- a CDS encoding TetR/AcrR family transcriptional regulator — encoded protein: MDARRSDTRERIRAVAMELFAERGYDKTSLREIAERLGVTKAALYYHFRTKEDIVASLADELTRGIDEIVTWAEAQPPSRERAQGILTRYGVLMHGLGRDMIRFWAENQPAFRDLGFGTSLRYKFRVLADLMTEPDDAALAAFHARQALLAVSWSLTMMGDLELDRDEQAAAAAAIANDILARM
- a CDS encoding GNAT family N-acetyltransferase, yielding MPQAELHTPRIALVPLSDEHLEYEIELDAEPEVMRYLGSGEPRARAEVERLHGRRMAAAERVGGLGFWVGFVDGDFVGWWLLTPPDRPDQGPVVGQGELGYRLLPRYWRKGLASEGARELIRHGFADLGLTRIFAETMAVNAASRATMNSVGLEYVRTFEQHWEKPIPGSEHGEVEYAITRERWLALRDKVIG
- a CDS encoding PIN domain-containing protein, which produces MRGYLIDNSVWSRVDRSAAVATRVEQLLRTFAVYTTTPLILERCYSGKDAATFRALREEMDLLPRLDPDAEVSEIALSLQADLWAHKPRSAGAFDILIAAVAIRHGLTIVHYDADYEHLAEVSALGHEWVVARGSID